TTATATTATGTCAATGCAACTAACGAACAAATTTAAATACTCAATACTAGCCTTATTAGCACTGACAAAAAATCATGGCAACAGTGAACCGTTGCAAATGCACGAAATAGAAGCGCTTCAAGGTTTAGCTAACCGCAATCTGGAATCATTGTTAACAACTTTAAAACGTGGTGGTTTAGTTAAGAGCATACGTGGCTCCCAAGGAGGTTATTTTCTGGCGCGAGAACCTGAAGATATTACAATTTTGGACGTTTTTAGTTGTATTGAAGAATTAGATACTTTTCTATCACCAAAGTCTACTTCACTGAAAACTACAGAGAAAAATTTGATACAGGATTTACGGGTTGAGACATATCAAGCAGCTTTTTCTATTTTGCAGAAGTATACGCTCTCAGACCTTTATCATCGGCAAGAAATGCTGAGAAAAGTGGTTATGTACCATATTTAACGAGCAACATCACTTTTATCTATCGGTTTGAAAACAAAGAGTATTTGCTCTTATCATTGGCTCGGCGTACATTAAGAGACATCAGGAACAACACAAACAAAAAAACGCTGAGGTGCAAGATGAAGCTGACACAGAAAACATTATCCAACACTGTTAATACAAAACTTGTTCGCAATTCCTCCATTGTTGAAAAACAGCAATCGAACGCTCACAATGTAGCAACTGAAGAATTGACTCCGGGACAACGCCTTGCAGATAAACTTGCAGCACAAGTCGGTTCTTGGGGTTTTCTTATCGGTCAAAGTGCGATTTTAGCAGGATGGGTGGGTATAAACTCTATACCAGGATTGCCTCACTGGGATGAGTCACCCTTCATGATGTTAAACTTAGTGTTTTCCTTTGCATCAGCCTACACAGCTCCTGTTGTGTTAATGAGTCAGAACCGCCAATCGGATACCGATCGCAAAAATGCTGAAATTGACCACCAAGTGAATCTCAGAGCCGGACAAAATATCGAACTGTTGCATGAGAAATTGGATGAGTTCCATGCTCGAAAGTTAAACGAACTGACACAAATTATTAAAGAGCAACAACAAGCTATGAATGAGATTAAAGTCGCTTTAGTGACTGAATCTCAAGAGGTTAAAGTCCATTTAGTCACCTCAAATAACGCTCAAACCAATCACAAATTCCTCTCAGCTTCCCATCATAGACTTTTGAGCGCTGAGCAAAAAGTTGAGGACGATCGCAAAGTTGCTGAAGAGTTGGTTCGTTGGTAAGCTACAGACCGTAATATGAAATTTAGTCCAGGAAAAGCTTTCCCAATCCAAAATCCAAAATCTAAAATCCAAAATCGTTTAAGTTTAGCTGCATTTAGAGATCGCTTCATTAAAAGTGTTATCCCATAAAGGTTGTACGTTAACCTTTGATGGAATTACACCAGCTTTGTAA
This genomic interval from Scytonema hofmannii PCC 7110 contains the following:
- a CDS encoding DUF1003 domain-containing protein yields the protein MKLTQKTLSNTVNTKLVRNSSIVEKQQSNAHNVATEELTPGQRLADKLAAQVGSWGFLIGQSAILAGWVGINSIPGLPHWDESPFMMLNLVFSFASAYTAPVVLMSQNRQSDTDRKNAEIDHQVNLRAGQNIELLHEKLDEFHARKLNELTQIIKEQQQAMNEIKVALVTESQEVKVHLVTSNNAQTNHKFLSASHHRLLSAEQKVEDDRKVAEELVRW
- a CDS encoding RrF2 family transcriptional regulator — translated: MSMQLTNKFKYSILALLALTKNHGNSEPLQMHEIEALQGLANRNLESLLTTLKRGGLVKSIRGSQGGYFLAREPEDITILDVFSCIEELDTFLSPKSTSLKTTEKNLIQDLRVETYQAAFSILQKYTLSDLYHRQEMLRKVVMYHI